Proteins encoded within one genomic window of Amycolatopsis nigrescens CSC17Ta-90:
- the eccD gene encoding type VII secretion integral membrane protein EccD, with product MATGTTVFSRVTVVAPRTRIDVALPADVAVADLLPMLLEMAREATPDGGARHGGWALAKLGDAPLDPSRTLASLGVVDGELLQLRRRNENPPPPLYDDVVDAIAESDPDSFRPWTKETARRIGHIAGGLALVLAAVALFMGGSLYGGSALASAITGGVGAIACVSLGAVLAKAYQAEATGVLIAAAGGLPLAFVAGFYIVPGVSVRANLLLGSGLVVIVAAVAIMVMGAGITTFIAAATAGLIGVIAFLIATLIAHPAPGIAAGTAAVSLALISILPRATIWLAKLPLPHVPGNAEELKEDSGFPDYTAIERRTNVAHNYMTGLLIGCGGATAVAAIIASTSSTVFGIIMGVVATLVLLLRARSYANGSQAIALLTTGMVSAGGILLAWLGVEDAFGRLLWVFSALILIAAGSLVVGVIFPNQRFSPPMRRTVEIIEAICIATVLPLALAVMDLYSTLRHISFK from the coding sequence GTGGCAACCGGCACGACGGTATTCAGCAGGGTCACGGTGGTGGCCCCACGCACCCGGATCGATGTGGCCCTACCGGCCGATGTCGCGGTCGCCGACCTGCTGCCGATGTTGCTCGAGATGGCGAGAGAAGCGACCCCGGACGGCGGCGCCAGGCACGGCGGCTGGGCGCTGGCCAAGCTGGGCGACGCGCCGCTGGACCCGAGCCGCACCCTGGCGTCACTCGGTGTCGTGGACGGCGAGCTGCTGCAGCTGCGCCGCCGGAACGAGAACCCGCCCCCTCCTCTCTATGACGATGTGGTCGACGCGATCGCCGAGTCCGACCCGGACAGCTTCCGGCCGTGGACCAAGGAGACCGCGCGGCGGATCGGCCACATCGCCGGCGGGCTCGCGCTGGTGCTGGCCGCGGTGGCGCTGTTCATGGGCGGCTCGCTCTACGGCGGCAGCGCGCTGGCGTCCGCGATCACCGGCGGCGTCGGCGCGATCGCCTGCGTGTCGCTCGGCGCGGTGCTCGCCAAGGCCTACCAGGCCGAGGCCACCGGGGTGCTGATCGCCGCGGCGGGCGGGCTCCCGCTCGCCTTCGTGGCCGGCTTCTACATCGTGCCCGGGGTCTCCGTACGGGCGAACCTGCTGCTGGGCAGCGGCCTGGTGGTGATCGTCGCAGCGGTGGCGATCATGGTCATGGGCGCCGGCATCACCACGTTCATCGCGGCCGCGACGGCCGGCCTGATCGGAGTCATCGCCTTCCTCATCGCGACGCTGATCGCGCACCCCGCGCCGGGGATCGCGGCCGGTACCGCGGCGGTCTCGCTGGCGCTGATCTCGATCCTGCCGAGGGCGACCATCTGGCTGGCCAAGCTGCCGTTGCCGCACGTGCCGGGCAACGCGGAGGAGCTCAAGGAGGACTCCGGCTTCCCGGACTACACCGCGATCGAGCGCCGGACCAACGTCGCGCACAACTACATGACCGGCCTGCTGATCGGCTGTGGCGGGGCGACCGCGGTCGCCGCGATCATCGCGTCCACCTCGTCCACCGTGTTCGGCATCATCATGGGCGTTGTCGCCACGCTGGTCCTGCTGCTGCGGGCCCGGTCCTACGCGAACGGCAGCCAGGCGATCGCGCTGCTGACCACCGGCATGGTCTCGGCCGGCGGCATCCTGCTGGCCTGGCTCGGCGTGGAGGACGCGTTCGGCAGGCTGCTCTGGGTGTTCAGCGCGCTGATCCTGATCGCGGCCGGCTCGCTGGTGGTCGGGGTGATCTTCCCGAACCAGCGGTTCTCGCCGCCGATGCGGCGCACCGTGGAGATCATCGAGGCGATCTGCATCGCGACCGTACTGCCGCTCGCACTCGCCGTGATGGACCTCTACTCGACGTTGCGGCACATCTCCTTCAAGTGA
- a CDS encoding type VII secretion-associated serine protease mycosin — MAPARRNSRTRVRPSGPTGRTATVLLAATIGMLGPGVGPLTATAQAQDGEYYATPPPVQESQVPPDAAPKPDRAYEKGTACVTRNLGETVVLRNRPWGQGHLQIDDVHKMLQASNISAGGGVKVAVIDTGVTEHAYLSGRLEAGGDYVEESKQGLEDCDGHGTEVAGIIAAKTPPDIAFRGVAPDAQIVSIRQSSQNYKPAKESQTAQPPATGQQPPPEGGTPSNTATPGTELPPSNGGGQPAGDEETGSQQGGGGKRQQDQEGAAGTVDTLAQAVRHAADISGVKVINMSVDNCRPANGSISAGERRLQAAVRYAVNKDVVVVAAAGNTGENCPQNGGPGADPNRPSTIVTPPWFGTDVLSVAAIDQSGGVAEFSVHGPWVSVAAPGTDIISLDPATKGSTNLANQTIENGEPQYIQGTSFAAPYVAGVAALVRAKYPDLNAREVMRRITSTAQHPGAASGRDNFVGYGVVNPMAALTAVIPAEENLPPAASQPVPPEMPGSSDRDWTPMIVALAGTGGGLIALLITLFTVHTIRRTRDRSATQRV, encoded by the coding sequence ATGGCACCCGCACGCAGGAATAGCCGGACGCGCGTGCGCCCGTCCGGCCCCACCGGCAGGACGGCGACCGTGCTGCTGGCGGCCACCATCGGCATGCTCGGCCCCGGCGTGGGCCCGCTGACCGCGACGGCTCAGGCCCAGGACGGGGAGTACTACGCGACTCCGCCGCCGGTGCAGGAGAGCCAGGTCCCGCCGGACGCGGCGCCGAAGCCGGACCGCGCCTACGAAAAGGGCACGGCGTGCGTCACGCGCAACCTCGGCGAGACCGTGGTGCTGCGGAACAGGCCGTGGGGCCAGGGCCATCTGCAGATCGATGACGTGCACAAGATGCTGCAGGCGAGCAACATCAGCGCCGGTGGCGGGGTGAAGGTCGCGGTGATCGACACCGGGGTGACCGAGCACGCCTACCTGTCGGGACGGCTGGAAGCCGGCGGCGACTACGTGGAGGAGTCCAAGCAGGGACTCGAGGACTGCGACGGGCACGGCACCGAGGTGGCCGGCATCATCGCCGCGAAGACCCCGCCCGACATCGCCTTCCGCGGGGTGGCCCCGGACGCGCAGATCGTGTCCATCCGGCAGTCCAGCCAGAACTACAAGCCCGCCAAGGAAAGCCAGACCGCGCAGCCGCCGGCGACCGGGCAGCAGCCGCCTCCCGAGGGGGGCACGCCGTCGAACACCGCGACGCCGGGGACGGAGCTGCCGCCGTCCAACGGTGGCGGGCAGCCCGCGGGCGACGAAGAGACCGGCTCGCAGCAGGGCGGCGGCGGTAAGCGCCAGCAGGACCAGGAAGGCGCCGCGGGGACCGTGGACACCCTGGCCCAGGCCGTCCGGCACGCCGCGGACATCAGCGGGGTCAAGGTCATCAACATGTCGGTGGACAACTGCCGGCCCGCCAACGGCTCCATCTCCGCCGGTGAGAGGCGGCTGCAGGCGGCCGTGCGGTACGCGGTCAACAAGGACGTGGTCGTGGTGGCCGCGGCCGGGAACACCGGCGAGAACTGCCCGCAGAACGGCGGGCCCGGCGCTGACCCGAACCGGCCGAGCACGATCGTCACCCCGCCCTGGTTCGGCACCGACGTGCTGTCCGTGGCGGCGATCGACCAGAGCGGCGGTGTCGCGGAATTCAGCGTGCACGGGCCGTGGGTCAGCGTGGCGGCGCCGGGGACCGACATTATTTCACTCGATCCAGCGACAAAGGGTTCGACGAACCTGGCCAACCAGACCATCGAGAACGGCGAGCCGCAGTACATCCAGGGCACCAGCTTCGCGGCGCCTTACGTCGCCGGAGTGGCCGCGCTGGTGCGGGCGAAGTACCCGGACCTGAACGCCCGCGAGGTGATGCGGCGGATCACCAGCACCGCGCAGCACCCCGGCGCGGCCAGCGGCCGAGACAACTTCGTCGGCTACGGCGTGGTCAATCCGATGGCCGCGCTGACCGCGGTCATCCCGGCGGAGGAGAACCTGCCGCCCGCCGCGTCCCAGCCGGTGCCGCCCGAGATGCCGGGGTCGTCGGACCGCGACTGGACCCCGATGATCGTCGCGCTGGCCGGCACCGGCGGCGGCCTGATCGCACTGCTGATCACGCTGTTCACCGTGCACACCATCCGCCGCACCCGCGACCGCTCCGCCACCCAGCGCGTTTAG
- the eccB gene encoding type VII secretion protein EccB, with amino-acid sequence MPSTPTTKSQVQAYQFVLRRMQSALVRRDAVMLHDPMRTHTRATIVGVVLGMLGMLGFLIVGLLNPKPTPPDSGIVIGEQSGAVFVKTANPPKLIPVFNLASARLLLMAQQQQQGGQGAPAQSSGAKVEDPKVVPDEQLKDITRGKMTGIIDGPQLLPNKDQRVSDDWGVCDLTKIDPSLPSQVGLEQATTETTVFAGVPNLGRELGQEESLLVTADNGQSYLIYRQENNVNRTSANAVRARVDLSKPAVAVALQLNKQKSRRISTGLLNAIPEVGELKAPVIPNKGQRPATFTVSQSLMIGQVFATTRVGGQDAWAILPNGVQQVSAAVADLLLAENSGGRVGALPEVSLDKLQQLPLIQAGTPGALAVEDYPKSVPTTLEPALTPLTCLGWNIVNKGTPNEDGHTAVFVGSQLPGPKNAQGQSQAMPLSQPGPDGFKINGFYLQPGRGAVVRAATSKESFNSGQISLVSDRGLRYGVPDVNTANGLGLTDPRPAPEAIIRLLPTGASLNTGDVQKSYDSVPTDPKAGSFPTPAPQAAGAPSGN; translated from the coding sequence ATGCCTTCAACACCGACGACTAAGTCTCAAGTCCAGGCGTACCAGTTCGTGCTGCGTCGTATGCAGTCGGCGCTGGTCCGCAGGGACGCCGTCATGCTGCACGACCCGATGCGCACGCACACGCGGGCGACCATCGTCGGTGTGGTGCTGGGCATGCTGGGCATGCTCGGCTTCCTGATCGTCGGCTTGCTCAACCCCAAGCCGACGCCACCGGACTCGGGAATCGTGATCGGTGAGCAGTCCGGCGCGGTGTTCGTCAAGACCGCGAACCCGCCCAAGCTGATCCCGGTCTTCAACCTCGCCTCCGCGCGCCTGCTGCTGATGGCTCAGCAGCAGCAACAGGGCGGCCAGGGCGCACCGGCGCAGAGTTCCGGGGCCAAAGTGGAGGATCCGAAGGTCGTACCGGACGAGCAGCTGAAGGACATCACCCGGGGCAAGATGACCGGCATCATCGACGGTCCGCAGTTGCTGCCGAACAAGGACCAGCGGGTGTCGGACGACTGGGGCGTGTGCGATCTCACGAAGATCGATCCGAGCCTGCCCTCCCAGGTCGGCCTGGAGCAGGCCACGACCGAGACCACCGTGTTCGCCGGGGTCCCCAATCTGGGGCGCGAGCTGGGACAGGAAGAGTCCCTGCTGGTGACCGCGGACAACGGCCAGTCCTATTTGATCTACCGGCAAGAGAACAATGTCAACCGGACCAGTGCCAACGCGGTGCGGGCGCGGGTGGACCTGAGCAAGCCGGCCGTGGCCGTGGCACTGCAGCTCAACAAGCAGAAGAGCCGGCGCATCTCGACCGGTCTGCTGAACGCCATCCCGGAGGTCGGTGAGCTGAAGGCCCCGGTGATCCCGAACAAGGGTCAGCGCCCGGCCACCTTCACCGTGTCGCAGTCGCTGATGATCGGTCAGGTGTTCGCCACCACACGAGTCGGCGGCCAGGACGCCTGGGCGATCCTGCCGAACGGTGTCCAGCAGGTGTCCGCGGCAGTGGCCGACTTGCTGCTGGCGGAGAACTCGGGCGGCCGGGTCGGTGCACTGCCGGAGGTTTCCCTCGACAAACTCCAGCAGCTCCCGCTGATCCAGGCGGGAACGCCGGGCGCGCTCGCGGTCGAGGACTACCCGAAGTCGGTACCGACCACATTGGAGCCGGCGCTGACCCCGCTCACCTGCCTCGGCTGGAACATCGTGAACAAGGGCACGCCGAACGAGGACGGGCACACCGCGGTCTTCGTCGGCAGTCAGCTGCCCGGCCCGAAGAACGCACAGGGCCAGTCGCAGGCGATGCCGCTCAGCCAGCCGGGCCCGGACGGGTTCAAGATCAATGGCTTCTACCTGCAGCCCGGCCGGGGTGCGGTGGTGCGCGCCGCCACTTCGAAGGAATCGTTCAACAGTGGACAGATCAGCCTGGTGTCGGATCGCGGGCTGCGGTACGGCGTGCCCGACGTCAACACGGCCAACGGCCTGGGGCTGACCGATCCTCGGCCCGCGCCGGAGGCGATCATCAGGCTGTTGCCGACCGGTGCGTCGCTGAACACCGGTGACGTCCAGAAGAGCTACGACTCGGTGCCGACCGATCCGAAGGCGGGTTCGTTCCCGACGCCCGCTCCGCAGGCCGCGGGAGCGCCGTCCGGCAACTGA
- the eccE gene encoding type VII secretion protein EccE yields the protein MVNLVVLEVGLAVGLILLAINESLLYVAIGVLAVALVLAFLRWRGKWFTQWVGLTTRYTFRTHDRVADPAPPSSLESIAAEEDAVTGPDDARVNLLRLVVPDLVVAHGTDHERQQVGLAWHDGTWTAVLLVEPTPDLITQAGSAPSLPLSALAPCLEDRGVVLDSIQMIWHCYPGSAALPADSPALSSYMEVLGPLPAAARRTTWVAIRLDPRRCPSAVRERGGGVVGAHRALIGALSRVRNALESRGVPTRPLNPDELLRAGISASELTSVAGSSSRVSLQESWTSVTAAGIGHASYAITSWPKGKITNSLNALTSVRALSATVAMSISPAADEGQIGLRGVVRLSARNPRELEAADGRLTSISGRLGVTLTPLRGLQVDGLAATLPMGGTA from the coding sequence GTGGTCAACCTGGTGGTGCTGGAAGTCGGTCTCGCGGTGGGACTGATCCTGCTCGCGATCAACGAGTCCCTGCTTTATGTCGCGATCGGTGTGCTGGCCGTCGCACTGGTGCTCGCTTTTCTCCGTTGGCGGGGAAAGTGGTTCACCCAATGGGTTGGACTTACCACCCGCTACACCTTCCGCACCCATGACCGGGTGGCGGATCCGGCGCCCCCGTCCAGCCTCGAGTCCATCGCGGCCGAAGAGGACGCGGTCACCGGACCCGACGACGCGAGGGTGAACCTGCTTCGGCTGGTGGTGCCGGACCTCGTGGTGGCGCATGGCACAGATCACGAACGCCAGCAGGTCGGGCTCGCCTGGCATGACGGCACGTGGACCGCGGTGCTGCTGGTGGAACCGACCCCGGATCTGATCACGCAGGCCGGTAGCGCGCCGAGTCTTCCACTTTCGGCGTTGGCACCCTGCCTCGAAGACCGTGGCGTGGTGCTCGACTCGATCCAGATGATCTGGCACTGCTACCCGGGCAGCGCCGCGTTGCCCGCCGACTCGCCCGCGCTGAGCTCGTACATGGAGGTGCTCGGCCCGCTGCCGGCGGCGGCGAGGCGGACCACCTGGGTCGCGATCCGGCTCGACCCGCGCCGCTGCCCGTCCGCCGTCCGGGAACGCGGTGGCGGCGTCGTCGGCGCCCACCGCGCGTTGATCGGCGCGTTGTCCCGGGTGCGCAACGCTCTCGAGTCCCGTGGCGTGCCGACCAGGCCGCTCAACCCCGACGAGCTGCTGCGGGCCGGTATTTCGGCCTCGGAGCTCACCTCGGTGGCCGGTTCGAGCTCGCGGGTGAGCCTGCAGGAGAGCTGGACCAGTGTGACGGCGGCCGGCATCGGGCACGCAAGCTACGCGATCACCAGCTGGCCGAAGGGCAAGATCACCAACAGTCTCAACGCACTGACCAGTGTCAGGGCGCTGTCGGCCACGGTTGCCATGTCGATCTCGCCCGCCGCCGACGAGGGGCAGATCGGGCTTCGCGGTGTCGTCCGGCTGAGTGCGCGCAACCCGCGTGAGCTCGAAGCCGCCGACGGCAGGCTGACCAGCATTTCGGGCCGGCTCGGCGTGACGCTGACGCCGCTGCGCGGGCTGCAGGTCGACGGTCTTGCCGCGACGCTGCCGATGGGAGGCACGGCATGA